One Caulobacter segnis genomic window carries:
- a CDS encoding MFS transporter, translating into MVRLRRRGLASINSEIRDGIVPAASGVTVSPEAPVAEAPKARSYRLVAVIIACALFMEQMDATVLATALPTMARDFGVPAPSLSSALTAYLLALAIFIPASGRIADRFGAKTVFRLAIVIFVAGSALCGQATNLPFLILARFLQGMGGAMMIPIGRLVLLRSVARQDMVSATSWLIMPALIGPIIGPPIGGFIVTYLDWRWIFYLNIPIGVLGLVLVTLFIDEVRGEKPARTDVAGFLLSGVSLGCLLFGFEMTSRSGELINALMLLAVGLVAGALYIRHARRREAPILDLTLMKVPSFRLSVIGGSLTRITQGAQPFLLPLMLQLGFGMSAAVSGTITIAGAIGSLAMKSLAPRLLRRFGFRDSMVVGGLAATAGYALCGFFRPSWPTPLIFLTLMASGFCMSFQFTAYNTIAYDEIPPERMSAATSFYATFQQLMLSLGVCTGALALHVGMLAGGHAAPRLADFTTAFLIVTAISASATIWNRRFDKDAGAELSGRR; encoded by the coding sequence ATGGTGAGGTTGCGCCGGCGCGGCCTGGCGTCGATCAATTCCGAGATCCGCGACGGCATCGTCCCCGCCGCCAGCGGCGTGACCGTCTCCCCCGAGGCGCCGGTCGCCGAAGCCCCCAAGGCCCGCTCGTACCGCCTGGTGGCGGTGATCATCGCCTGCGCCCTGTTCATGGAGCAGATGGACGCCACGGTGCTGGCGACCGCCCTGCCGACCATGGCCCGCGACTTCGGCGTCCCCGCCCCCAGCCTCAGCTCGGCCCTGACCGCCTATCTGCTGGCTCTGGCGATCTTCATCCCGGCCAGCGGCCGCATCGCCGACCGCTTCGGCGCCAAGACCGTCTTCCGCCTGGCCATCGTCATCTTTGTCGCCGGCTCGGCGCTGTGCGGCCAGGCGACCAACCTGCCGTTCCTGATCCTCGCCCGCTTCCTGCAAGGCATGGGCGGGGCGATGATGATCCCGATCGGACGCTTGGTCCTTCTGCGCTCGGTGGCGAGGCAGGACATGGTCTCGGCCACCTCGTGGCTGATCATGCCGGCCCTGATCGGCCCGATCATCGGCCCGCCGATCGGCGGCTTCATCGTCACCTATCTGGACTGGCGGTGGATCTTCTACCTGAACATCCCGATCGGCGTCCTGGGCCTGGTCCTGGTCACCCTGTTCATCGACGAGGTGCGGGGCGAAAAGCCCGCGCGGACCGACGTCGCCGGCTTCCTGCTGTCGGGCGTGTCGCTGGGCTGCCTGCTGTTCGGCTTCGAGATGACCAGCCGCAGCGGCGAACTGATCAACGCCCTGATGCTGCTCGCCGTCGGACTCGTCGCCGGCGCGCTCTACATCCGCCACGCCCGACGGCGCGAGGCGCCGATCCTGGACCTGACCCTGATGAAGGTCCCGTCGTTCCGGTTGTCGGTGATCGGCGGCTCGCTGACCCGGATCACCCAAGGCGCCCAGCCGTTCCTGCTGCCGCTGATGCTGCAGCTGGGCTTCGGCATGAGCGCGGCGGTCAGCGGCACGATCACCATCGCCGGGGCTATCGGCTCGCTGGCCATGAAGAGCCTGGCCCCGCGCCTGCTGCGGCGGTTCGGCTTCCGCGACAGCATGGTCGTCGGCGGCCTGGCGGCGACGGCCGGCTACGCCCTCTGCGGCTTCTTCCGGCCCAGCTGGCCGACGCCGCTGATCTTCCTGACCCTGATGGCCAGCGGCTTCTGCATGTCGTTTCAGTTCACCGCCTACAATACCATCGCCTATGACGAGATTCCGCCCGAACGGATGAGCGCGGCGACCAGCTTCTACGCCACCTTCCAGCAGTTGATGCTGTCGCTGGGCGTCTGCACCGGCGCCCTGGCGCTGCATGTCGGCATGCTGGCCGGCGGCCACGCCGCGCCCCGGTTGGCGGACTTCACGACCGCCTTCCTGATCGTCACGGCGATCTCGGCCTCGGCGACGATCTGGAACCGCCGCTTCGACAAGGACGCCGGCGCCGAGCTGAGCGGCCGCCGCTAG
- a CDS encoding glycoside hydrolase family 2 TIM barrel-domain containing protein has protein sequence MKKVLLAGVAWLGVAGAATAEGPQVQPVQVDASRPDWENPAVYARGKLAASATHFAFESRAAALAGDATQSVRYQILDGQWSFSFSPSSDAVPDGFEKPEYDVSSWKTIKVPAMWQTEGYDQPRYNNITYPFPANRPLIPHATNPVGSYRRTFEIPAGWSGQDVILHIGAAGSAYRVWVNGQEAGYSEDSKLPSEFDVTPLLTPGKANTVAIQIHRWSDGSYLEDQDFWRVSGIERSVYLKAVPKTRLTDLFVHAGLDKAYKDGVLATDVQLTKRDQPVTVRMTLLDGDKTVLTKESKVAAGAARTETLSASVPGVRQWTAETPNLYTLLVEVLDAKGQVLQATPQRIGFRTVEIKDGRVAVNGKPIVIRGVNRHEHDPETFHVISEASMRRDIELMKRNNINAVRTSHYPNAELWYALADEYGLYVMDEADIESHAYMDYANKHPELRPKLQLGFDPAWEGAHVSRVLNMVERDKNHPSVIFWSLGNEAGIGPNFEKAAAQARKRDPSRLISYLGWGTLDWEHEPNSYVDIYAPMYDDIEKMVDWAQDPTRTQPMIQCEYAHMQGNSGGNFKDYWDTIYKYDKLQGGFIWDWVDQSMYRYAKDGRRYWGDGGEYGPNPGGDVEFGDGLTQPDRTPNPHLYEVQKVLSPIQFEGFDPSTGAVTVRNRHDFRDLSGFSFEWAVLEDGVTIASGALPDLATQARATQTITLPLAGVSRKPGAEYFVTIRAKAKAGAVPLTPEGYVVGWEQFALIQPVAAPAQAVPGAVALKEAGDAVTLSAGGTTLTLDRKTGLVTGYGKVGGATLSGGQPNFFRAETDNDTLTGTVNQQAPWKAMTKTRETRSVTVDAKAGRISVDHELGAGAARFVTTYTMNGDGTVDVAGQLTPLKDDLPPPVRVGLWFTLPTSVKTVEWYGRGPHESYVDRKTSAAVGLWRGSIADQNHDYMRPQDTGNKVDVRWMEVSGEGKGLRVRGETPLMMNVLAFPYTDLYRRAPGSWKSTDIVPHDEVSLLVDGAQWGVGGDTAWNHVGQPHMAYRTKLEPVRVAFRLEPFEGEGTTPDKAVHAEATPPQ, from the coding sequence ATGAAGAAGGTTTTGTTGGCCGGCGTGGCCTGGCTGGGTGTCGCGGGCGCGGCGACCGCGGAAGGACCGCAGGTCCAGCCGGTGCAGGTGGACGCCTCGCGGCCGGACTGGGAGAACCCGGCGGTCTATGCGCGGGGCAAGCTGGCGGCCAGCGCGACGCACTTCGCCTTCGAAAGCCGCGCGGCGGCCCTGGCCGGGGATGCGACCCAGTCGGTCCGCTACCAGATCCTGGACGGCCAATGGTCGTTCAGCTTCTCGCCCTCGTCGGACGCCGTGCCGGACGGCTTCGAAAAGCCCGAGTACGATGTGTCGAGCTGGAAGACCATCAAGGTCCCGGCCATGTGGCAGACCGAGGGCTACGACCAGCCGCGCTACAACAACATCACCTATCCGTTTCCCGCCAACCGTCCGCTGATCCCGCACGCGACCAATCCGGTCGGATCCTATCGGCGGACCTTCGAGATCCCGGCCGGCTGGTCGGGCCAGGACGTCATCCTGCACATCGGCGCGGCCGGCTCGGCCTATCGGGTCTGGGTCAACGGCCAGGAGGCGGGGTACTCAGAGGACTCCAAGCTGCCCAGCGAGTTCGATGTCACGCCCCTGCTGACGCCGGGCAAGGCCAACACGGTGGCCATCCAGATCCACCGCTGGTCGGACGGGTCCTACCTGGAGGACCAGGACTTCTGGCGGGTCTCGGGCATCGAGCGGTCGGTCTATCTGAAGGCGGTCCCGAAGACGCGGCTGACCGACCTCTTCGTCCATGCCGGCCTCGACAAGGCCTACAAGGACGGGGTGCTGGCGACCGACGTCCAGCTGACGAAAAGGGACCAGCCGGTCACCGTCCGCATGACCCTGCTGGACGGCGACAAGACCGTCCTCACCAAGGAGAGCAAGGTCGCCGCCGGCGCGGCCAGGACCGAAACCCTGTCGGCCTCCGTCCCCGGCGTGCGCCAATGGACCGCCGAGACACCCAACCTCTACACCCTGCTGGTCGAGGTCCTCGACGCCAAGGGCCAGGTCCTGCAGGCCACGCCGCAGCGCATCGGCTTCCGCACCGTCGAGATCAAGGACGGCCGCGTCGCCGTCAACGGCAAGCCCATCGTCATCCGCGGCGTCAATCGCCACGAGCACGACCCGGAGACCTTCCACGTCATCTCCGAAGCCTCGATGCGCCGCGACATCGAACTGATGAAGCGCAACAACATCAACGCCGTGCGCACCTCTCACTACCCCAACGCCGAGCTCTGGTACGCCCTGGCCGACGAGTACGGCCTCTATGTCATGGACGAGGCCGACATCGAGAGCCACGCGTACATGGACTACGCCAACAAGCACCCCGAACTGCGGCCCAAGCTGCAGCTGGGCTTCGACCCTGCGTGGGAAGGCGCGCATGTCAGCCGCGTGCTCAACATGGTCGAGCGCGACAAGAACCACCCCTCGGTGATCTTCTGGTCCCTCGGCAACGAGGCCGGCATCGGGCCCAATTTCGAGAAAGCGGCGGCCCAGGCCCGCAAGCGCGATCCCTCGCGCCTGATCTCGTACCTGGGCTGGGGCACCCTGGACTGGGAGCACGAGCCTAATAGCTACGTCGACATCTACGCGCCGATGTACGACGACATCGAGAAGATGGTGGACTGGGCCCAGGACCCGACCCGCACACAGCCGATGATCCAGTGCGAATACGCCCACATGCAGGGCAATTCCGGCGGGAACTTCAAGGATTACTGGGACACCATCTACAAGTACGACAAACTGCAGGGCGGCTTCATCTGGGACTGGGTGGACCAGTCGATGTACCGCTACGCCAAGGATGGTCGTCGCTACTGGGGCGATGGCGGCGAGTATGGCCCCAACCCCGGCGGCGACGTCGAGTTCGGCGACGGCCTGACCCAGCCTGACCGCACGCCGAACCCGCATCTCTACGAGGTGCAGAAGGTGCTTTCGCCGATCCAGTTCGAGGGCTTCGATCCTTCGACCGGCGCGGTGACGGTGCGCAACCGCCACGACTTCCGCGACCTGTCGGGCTTCAGCTTCGAGTGGGCGGTGCTGGAGGACGGCGTCACGATCGCCTCTGGCGCGCTGCCGGACCTGGCGACCCAGGCGCGGGCGACGCAGACGATCACGCTGCCGCTGGCCGGCGTCTCGCGCAAGCCGGGGGCGGAGTACTTCGTCACCATTCGCGCCAAGGCCAAGGCGGGCGCGGTCCCCCTGACGCCGGAAGGCTATGTCGTCGGCTGGGAGCAGTTCGCGCTGATCCAGCCGGTCGCCGCGCCAGCCCAGGCGGTTCCAGGCGCGGTCGCGCTGAAGGAGGCCGGCGACGCGGTCACCCTGTCGGCCGGCGGGACCACCCTGACGCTGGACCGCAAGACGGGCCTGGTCACCGGCTATGGCAAGGTGGGTGGCGCGACGCTCAGCGGCGGTCAGCCCAACTTCTTCCGGGCCGAGACCGACAACGACACCCTGACGGGCACGGTCAACCAGCAGGCGCCGTGGAAGGCTATGACCAAGACGCGGGAGACGCGGTCGGTGACCGTCGACGCCAAGGCGGGCCGGATCAGCGTCGACCACGAACTGGGCGCGGGCGCGGCGCGGTTCGTCACCACCTACACCATGAACGGCGACGGGACGGTCGACGTGGCCGGCCAGCTGACGCCATTGAAGGACGATCTGCCGCCGCCGGTGCGCGTGGGCCTGTGGTTCACCCTGCCGACCAGCGTCAAGACGGTGGAATGGTACGGGCGTGGCCCGCACGAGAGCTATGTCGACCGCAAGACCAGCGCCGCGGTCGGCCTGTGGCGCGGGTCGATCGCCGACCAGAACCACGACTACATGCGGCCCCAGGACACCGGCAACAAGGTCGACGTCCGCTGGATGGAGGTCTCCGGCGAGGGCAAGGGCCTGCGGGTGCGGGGCGAGACGCCGCTGATGATGAACGTCCTGGCGTTCCCATACACGGACCTCTATCGCCGCGCGCCGGGCAGCTGGAAGAGCACGGACATCGTCCCGCACGACGAGGTGTCGCTGCTGGTCGACGGGGCGCAATGGGGCGTGGGCGGCGACACGGCCTGGAACCATGTCGGCCAGCCGCACATGGCGTATCGCACCAAGCTGGAGCCGGTCCGCGTGGCCTTCCGCCTGGAGCCGTTCGAGGGGGAAGGCACGACGCCGGACAAGGCCGTCCACGCCGAGGCGACCCCGCCGCAGTGA
- a CDS encoding PepSY-associated TM helix domain-containing protein, with amino-acid sequence MDGSTTAPAKPAKARTAGKPIWPKVPAEFVRAMLAGHSALGLAFAALIYLVCFSGSIAVFTYEYGRWEQPSGPVLHRVTPQAADAAFRAVLAKNPKAHDLFVRLPEPSHPRLTVHGDDAKGGEHTWIADANGKLVAEEKTPWTEFQAQLHTILHLPRAWGGFIVGLTGVALLSSLISGVLSHPRVFKDAFAFRWGGSKRLQEADLHNRISVWGLPFHLVVSLTGAFLGLTVIIVGVLAVATFKGDTSKAYALFRGPTVKDDPRPAAKVIDVAAILTNLEARYPNARPNYLFIEHPGETGQHASANLVTEGRLSRGETVVVDGAGKILGEVGYESGSVGMRVFSTMTPLHFGWFGGWPVKVAYLLLGLGLTAVTSSGVAIWLARRRDKGRPAPRWERVWIAFVWSQPVAYAFSALVSLLSPTPPVVAVWGLATLAACASAFVGSPAGISIALRRISAGLIALVAVAHAGLHAGQMADPVGWIVDAALLVTAILLAVTTLRPRAEAAKAA; translated from the coding sequence ATGGACGGCTCGACCACCGCCCCGGCGAAACCCGCCAAGGCCAGAACAGCCGGCAAGCCGATCTGGCCCAAGGTTCCCGCGGAGTTCGTCCGCGCTATGCTGGCCGGCCACTCGGCCCTGGGCCTGGCCTTCGCGGCCCTGATCTATCTGGTCTGCTTCTCGGGCTCGATCGCTGTCTTCACCTATGAGTACGGCCGCTGGGAACAGCCGTCCGGACCGGTGCTGCACCGGGTCACGCCCCAGGCCGCCGACGCGGCCTTCCGCGCGGTGCTGGCCAAGAACCCCAAGGCTCACGACCTCTTCGTGCGCCTGCCCGAGCCCTCTCACCCGCGCTTGACCGTGCATGGCGACGACGCCAAGGGGGGCGAGCACACCTGGATCGCCGACGCGAACGGCAAGCTGGTCGCCGAGGAGAAGACGCCCTGGACCGAGTTCCAGGCCCAGTTGCACACCATCCTGCATCTGCCCCGCGCCTGGGGCGGTTTCATTGTCGGCCTGACGGGGGTGGCCCTGCTGTCCTCGCTGATCTCGGGCGTGCTTTCGCATCCGCGTGTCTTCAAGGACGCCTTCGCGTTCCGGTGGGGCGGTTCCAAGCGCCTGCAGGAGGCCGATCTGCACAACCGCATCTCGGTCTGGGGCCTGCCGTTCCATCTGGTGGTCTCGCTGACCGGCGCCTTCCTGGGCCTGACCGTGATCATCGTCGGCGTGCTGGCCGTGGCCACCTTCAAGGGCGACACCAGCAAGGCCTACGCCCTGTTCCGCGGTCCGACCGTCAAGGACGATCCGCGTCCGGCCGCCAAGGTCATCGACGTGGCCGCGATCCTGACCAATCTCGAAGCCCGCTATCCGAACGCCCGCCCGAACTATCTCTTCATCGAGCACCCCGGCGAGACCGGCCAGCACGCCAGCGCCAACCTGGTCACCGAGGGCCGCCTGTCGCGCGGCGAGACGGTGGTCGTCGACGGCGCCGGCAAGATCCTGGGCGAGGTCGGCTATGAGAGCGGATCGGTCGGCATGCGCGTGTTCTCGACCATGACCCCGCTGCACTTCGGCTGGTTCGGCGGCTGGCCCGTGAAGGTCGCCTATCTGCTGCTGGGCCTGGGCCTGACGGCCGTGACCTCCAGCGGCGTCGCCATCTGGCTGGCCCGACGGCGCGACAAGGGCCGGCCGGCCCCGCGCTGGGAGCGGGTCTGGATCGCCTTCGTCTGGAGCCAACCCGTGGCCTATGCCTTCTCGGCCCTGGTGTCCCTGCTCTCGCCCACCCCGCCCGTCGTCGCGGTCTGGGGCCTGGCCACCCTGGCGGCCTGCGCCAGCGCCTTCGTCGGCTCGCCGGCCGGCATTTCGATCGCCCTGCGCCGGATCAGCGCCGGCCTGATCGCCCTGGTCGCCGTCGCCCACGCCGGCTTGCACGCCGGCCAGATGGCCGATCCGGTCGGCTGGATCGTCGACGCGGCCCTGCTGGTCACGGCCATCCTTCTGGCCGTGACCACGCTGAGACCCAGGGCCGAAGCGGCGAAGGCCGCCTAG
- a CDS encoding TonB-dependent receptor, whose translation MKAMHVGLMLSASVLALGLAAPAGAQTVGAAQDDTAVAEVVVTGVRESLRSAQAIKRSADQIVDSVQAQDIGKLPDANTTEALQRITGVQIQRRYGEGATDFDHRTQPAVTVRGLTQVQNFLDGRAVYSASGGRAFDLEGVPPELLSGIDVYKNAPANIIEGGVGGAVNLRTRKPFDAAGRVLSATLRGNYYDRVGKDGGSISGLYSNRWDTSAGEMGFLVNAVLSKSHYRQDGLLAGPFDTVAAGSIANAPTNAQIPYGFEIYDDSGDRKRLGIATAFQWKPSDDLLITAQYQRTKYWFNRTGAYYYDYNNRSNVRNAAGVVTSYGTDPLPGAAFTFNDEGYATKGSLQNQTFETGRYDQQLWSQSQNFTLKAAWRVSDRLKTNFDAQYLKSYYNADRNGHVLSLYTQAGQTGLTTPHKTIVDFDLTGKYPKWEVRAPTLLSNPANYTTPYVADSLQRNDAETFALAGDFEYDFEGGLFDKLRGGARYSDNSIDLRGTWHGVCITALGADPNCSAPAGTPLVPLSAHPQLAMKGPSKDWFDGNTIKGGLLYPAFPAGDGVWAQTKALYALLGATTKDSFAPGDLNHQTEKTYTGWAVADYDAEIGGVAIDGGLGVRVIKTQATSTGTQFNADGTSAPIDVDNSYTRVLPSFNLRAKLTDTLQARLAYSKGLARPNFDQLSTNLTLNNPNQVNPVTGHPSASSGNPALHPIESDNYDLTAEWYFSSTGSLTAGAFYKKVDGFLAGGTVTGSYNGVVYDVSTVVNSGKGTVKGIELGYQQFFDFLPGLLSGLGLQANYTYVDSSVTNPFATAGSNTPQQVPLEKLSKNSYNLVGLYEKGPISARVAYNWRSAYLDQTTGSGANGIPQYAKPYASLDASISYDVNEHIAVSFDVVNINNRMNVLYIGTPAAPLQYQLNDRRFGLALRVTY comes from the coding sequence ATGAAGGCCATGCACGTGGGATTGATGCTGAGCGCGTCGGTCTTGGCGCTGGGACTGGCCGCGCCAGCCGGCGCCCAGACGGTGGGAGCCGCTCAGGACGATACGGCGGTCGCGGAAGTGGTGGTCACGGGTGTGCGCGAAAGCCTGCGATCGGCCCAGGCGATCAAGCGCAGCGCCGACCAGATCGTCGATTCGGTCCAGGCTCAGGACATCGGCAAGCTGCCCGACGCCAACACCACCGAGGCGCTGCAGCGCATCACCGGCGTGCAGATTCAGCGCCGCTACGGCGAGGGCGCGACCGACTTCGATCACCGCACCCAGCCAGCCGTCACGGTGCGCGGCCTTACCCAGGTTCAGAACTTCCTCGACGGCCGCGCCGTCTACTCGGCCTCGGGCGGGCGAGCCTTCGACCTGGAGGGCGTGCCGCCGGAGCTGCTGTCGGGCATCGACGTCTACAAGAACGCCCCGGCCAACATCATCGAGGGCGGTGTCGGCGGCGCGGTGAATCTGCGCACCCGCAAGCCTTTCGATGCGGCCGGCCGCGTGCTCAGCGCCACCCTGCGCGGCAACTACTACGACCGCGTCGGCAAGGACGGCGGTTCGATCTCGGGCCTCTACAGCAATCGCTGGGACACCTCGGCCGGCGAGATGGGCTTCCTGGTCAACGCGGTGCTCAGCAAGAGCCACTATCGCCAGGACGGCCTGCTGGCGGGGCCTTTCGACACAGTGGCGGCCGGCTCGATCGCCAACGCCCCGACCAACGCCCAGATCCCCTACGGCTTCGAGATCTACGACGACAGCGGCGACCGCAAGCGCCTGGGCATCGCCACGGCCTTCCAGTGGAAGCCCAGCGACGACCTGCTGATCACCGCCCAGTATCAGCGCACCAAGTACTGGTTCAATCGGACCGGGGCCTACTACTACGACTACAACAACCGCTCGAACGTGCGGAACGCGGCGGGCGTGGTGACCAGCTACGGCACCGACCCGCTGCCGGGCGCGGCCTTCACCTTCAACGACGAGGGCTACGCCACCAAGGGCTCGCTGCAGAACCAGACCTTCGAGACCGGCCGCTACGACCAGCAGCTGTGGAGCCAGAGCCAGAACTTCACCCTGAAAGCCGCCTGGCGGGTCAGCGATAGGCTGAAGACCAACTTCGACGCCCAGTACCTGAAGTCGTACTACAACGCCGACCGCAACGGTCACGTCCTGTCGCTGTACACCCAGGCCGGCCAGACAGGCCTGACCACGCCGCACAAGACGATCGTCGACTTCGACCTGACGGGTAAGTACCCCAAGTGGGAGGTCCGCGCCCCGACCCTGCTGAGCAACCCGGCCAACTACACCACGCCTTACGTCGCCGACTCCTTGCAACGGAACGACGCCGAGACCTTCGCCCTCGCCGGCGACTTCGAATACGACTTCGAGGGGGGGCTCTTCGACAAGCTGCGCGGCGGCGCGCGCTATTCCGACAACAGCATCGACCTGCGGGGCACCTGGCATGGCGTCTGCATCACGGCGCTGGGCGCGGACCCGAACTGCTCGGCCCCGGCCGGCACGCCGCTGGTGCCGCTGTCGGCCCACCCGCAGTTGGCCATGAAGGGCCCGTCCAAGGACTGGTTCGACGGCAACACGATCAAGGGTGGACTGCTCTATCCGGCCTTCCCGGCGGGCGATGGTGTCTGGGCCCAGACCAAGGCGCTCTACGCCCTTCTGGGCGCGACGACCAAGGACAGCTTCGCGCCGGGCGACCTGAACCACCAGACCGAGAAGACCTACACCGGCTGGGCGGTCGCCGACTACGACGCGGAGATCGGCGGCGTGGCCATCGACGGCGGGCTTGGCGTGCGGGTGATCAAGACCCAGGCCACCTCGACCGGCACCCAGTTCAACGCGGACGGCACCTCCGCTCCAATCGACGTCGACAACAGCTACACGCGGGTCCTGCCCAGCTTCAACCTGCGGGCCAAGCTGACCGACACCCTGCAGGCGCGCCTGGCCTATTCGAAGGGCCTGGCCCGACCGAACTTCGACCAGCTGTCGACCAACCTGACCTTGAACAACCCCAACCAGGTGAACCCGGTCACCGGCCATCCCAGCGCCAGCTCGGGCAACCCGGCCCTGCATCCGATCGAGTCGGACAACTACGATCTGACGGCCGAGTGGTACTTCTCCAGCACCGGCTCGCTGACGGCGGGCGCGTTCTACAAGAAGGTCGACGGCTTCCTGGCCGGCGGCACCGTGACGGGGAGCTATAACGGCGTCGTCTACGACGTCAGCACGGTGGTCAATTCGGGCAAGGGCACGGTCAAGGGGATCGAGCTGGGCTACCAGCAGTTCTTCGACTTCCTGCCGGGCCTGCTGAGCGGCCTGGGCCTGCAGGCCAACTACACCTATGTCGACAGCAGCGTGACCAACCCGTTCGCGACGGCCGGCTCGAACACGCCCCAGCAGGTGCCGCTCGAGAAGCTGTCCAAGAACAGCTACAACCTCGTGGGTCTCTACGAGAAGGGTCCGATCAGCGCCCGCGTCGCCTACAACTGGCGCTCGGCCTATCTGGACCAGACGACGGGCAGCGGCGCCAATGGCATCCCGCAATACGCCAAGCCCTACGCCTCGCTGGACGCTTCGATCAGCTACGACGTCAACGAGCACATCGCCGTGTCGTTCGATGTCGTGAACATCAACAACCGCATGAACGTCCTCTACATCGGCACGCCCGCCGCGCCGCTGCAGTACCAGCTGAACGATCGACGGTTCGGTCTCGCCCTGCGCGTGACCTACTAG